A stretch of the Ictidomys tridecemlineatus isolate mIctTri1 chromosome 5, mIctTri1.hap1, whole genome shotgun sequence genome encodes the following:
- the Asb2 gene encoding ankyrin repeat and SOCS box protein 2 isoform X1, translating into MATEISAPGPQRAIGNEEYSLYSSLSEEELVQMAIEQSLADKTRGPATAEATVSSRANHQPAHFYPWTRSSALPENPPARPPMGLFQGVMQKYNSLKTSQLEAVDPVLKAIKEGDKEGLEAMIKDGKNLAEPNGEGWLPLHEAAYYGQLGCLQVLQRAYPGVLDQRTLQEETALYLATCRSHLDCVLSLLQAGAEPDISNKSRETPLYKACERKNAEAVRILVQHRADTNHRCNRGWTALHESVSRNDLEVMEILVGGGAKVEAKNTYGITPLFVAAQSGQLEALRFLAKHGADINTQASDNASALYEACKNEHEDVVAFLLSQGADANKANKDGLLPLHIASRKGNYRIVQMLLPVTSRTRVRRSGISPLHLAAERNNDAVLEALLDARFDVNTPLAPERARLYEDRRTSALYFAVVNNNVYATELLLLAGADPNRDIINPLLVAIRHGCLRTMQLLLDHGANIDAYITTHPTAFPATIMFSMKCLSLLKFLMDLGCNGEPCFSCLYGNGPHPPAPQRSGRFYEAPVDKEPSVVQFCEVLSAPEVSRWAGPIIDVLLDYVGNVQLCSRLKEHIDSFEDWAIIKEKAEPPRPLAHLCRLQVRKAIGKYRIKLLDTLPLPGRLIRYLKYEDTQ; encoded by the exons ATGGCCACGGAGATCAGCGCTCCGGGCCCGCAACGCGCCATCGGCAACGAGGAGTACAGCCTGTACAGCAGCCTGAGCGAGGAGGAGCTGGTCCAGATGGCCATCGAGCAGAGTCTGGCGGACAAGACCCGGGGCCCGGCCACTGCAGAGGCCACGGTGTCCTCGCGTGCCAACCACCAGCCTGCCCACTTCTACCCATGGACCAG GTCCTCAGCGCTGCCCGAGAACCCCCCGGCCCGGCCCCCCATGGGCTTGTTCCAAGGGGTCATGCAGAAATACAACAGCCTCAAGACCTCCCAGCTGGA GGCTGTGGACCCCGTGCTGAAGGCCATCAAGGAGGGTGACAAGGAGGGCCTGGAGGCCATGATCAAGGACGGGAAGAACCTGGCGGAGCCCAACGGGGAGGGCTGGCTGCCCCTGCACGAGGCCGCCTACTACGGCCAGCTGGGCTGCCTGCAGGTCCTGCAGCGAG CGTACCCGGGGGTCCTGGACCAGCGCACCCTGCAGGAGGAAACGGCCCTGTACCTGGCCACATGCAGGTCACACTTGGACTGCGTCCTCTCGCTGCTCCAGGCCGGGGCCGAGCCTGACATTTCCAACAAGTCCCGAGAGACTCCGCTCTACAAAG CCTGCGAGCGCAAGAACGCGGAGGCCGTGCGGATCCTGGTGCAGCACAGGGCGGACACCAATCACCGCTGCAACCGGGGCTGGACGGCGCTGCACGAGTCGGTGTCCCGCAACGACCTGGAGGTCATGGAGATCCTGGTGGGCGGCGGCGCCAAGGTGGAGGCCAAGAACACCTACGGCATCACCCCCTTGTTCGTGGCTGCGCAGAGTGGGCAGCTGGAGGCCCTGAGGTTCCTGGCCAAGCACG GCGCTGACATCAACACGCAGGCCAGCGACAACGCCTCCGCCCTGTACGAGGCCTGCAAGAACGAGCACGAGGACGTGGTGGCCTTCCTGCTGTCCCAGGGCGCCGACGCCAACAAGGCCAACAAGGACGGCTTGCTGCCCCTGCACATCGCCTCCAGGAAGGGCAACTACAG AATCGTGCAAATGCTGCTGCCAGTGACGAGTCGCACGCGCGTGCGCCGGAGCGGCATCAGTCCCCTGCACCTGGCGGCAGAGCGCAACAACGACGCGGTGCTGGAGGCTTTGCTGGACGCGCGGTTCGACGTGAACACGCCGCTGGCGCCCGAGCGCGCGCGCCTCTACGAGGACCGCCGCACCTCCGCGCTCTACTTCGCCGTGGTCAACAATAACGTGTATGCCACcgagctgctgctgctggccgGCGCCGACCCCAACCGCGACATCATCAACCCACTGCTGGTGGCCATCCGCCACGGCTGCCTGCGCACCATGCAGCTGCTGCTGGACCACGGCGCCAACATCGACGCCTACATCACCACGCACCCCACCGCCTTCCCCGCCACCATCATGTTCTCCATGAAGTGCCTGTCGCTGCTCAAGTTCCTCATGGACCTCGGCTGCAACGGCGAGCCCTGCTTCTCCTGCCTGTACGGCAACGGCCCGCACCCGCCCGCCCCGCAGCGCTCCGGCAGGTTCTACGAGGCGCCCGTGGACAAGGAGCCCAGTGTGGTCCAG TTCTGCGAGGTCCTATCGGCGCCAGAGGTGAGCCGCTGGGCGGGGCCCATCATCGATGTCCTCCTGGACTACGTGGGCAACGTGCAGCTCTGCTCCCGGCTGAAGGAGCACATCGACAGCTTTGAGGACTGGGCCATCATCAAGGAGAAGGCAG AACCTCCGAGACCCCTGGCTCACCTTTGCCGGCTGCAGGTTCGAAAGGCCATCGGCAAGTATCGCATCAAACTCCTGGACACGCTGCCCCTCCCAGGGAGACTGATCAGATACCTGAAATACGAGGACACCCAGTAA
- the Asb2 gene encoding ankyrin repeat and SOCS box protein 2 isoform X3 produces the protein MQNTFRSFIPALLPPGPQRCPRTPRPGPPWACSKGSCRNTTASRPPSWTYPGVLDQRTLQEETALYLATCRSHLDCVLSLLQAGAEPDISNKSRETPLYKACERKNAEAVRILVQHRADTNHRCNRGWTALHESVSRNDLEVMEILVGGGAKVEAKNTYGITPLFVAAQSGQLEALRFLAKHGADINTQASDNASALYEACKNEHEDVVAFLLSQGADANKANKDGLLPLHIASRKGNYRIVQMLLPVTSRTRVRRSGISPLHLAAERNNDAVLEALLDARFDVNTPLAPERARLYEDRRTSALYFAVVNNNVYATELLLLAGADPNRDIINPLLVAIRHGCLRTMQLLLDHGANIDAYITTHPTAFPATIMFSMKCLSLLKFLMDLGCNGEPCFSCLYGNGPHPPAPQRSGRFYEAPVDKEPSVVQFCEVLSAPEVSRWAGPIIDVLLDYVGNVQLCSRLKEHIDSFEDWAIIKEKAEPPRPLAHLCRLQVRKAIGKYRIKLLDTLPLPGRLIRYLKYEDTQ, from the exons ATGCAGAATACTTTTCGCTCTTTCATTCCTGCTCTGCTCCCTCCAGGTCCTCAGCGCTGCCCGAGAACCCCCCGGCCCGGCCCCCCATGGGCTTGTTCCAAGGGGTCATGCAGAAATACAACAGCCTCAAGACCTCCCAGCTGGA CGTACCCGGGGGTCCTGGACCAGCGCACCCTGCAGGAGGAAACGGCCCTGTACCTGGCCACATGCAGGTCACACTTGGACTGCGTCCTCTCGCTGCTCCAGGCCGGGGCCGAGCCTGACATTTCCAACAAGTCCCGAGAGACTCCGCTCTACAAAG CCTGCGAGCGCAAGAACGCGGAGGCCGTGCGGATCCTGGTGCAGCACAGGGCGGACACCAATCACCGCTGCAACCGGGGCTGGACGGCGCTGCACGAGTCGGTGTCCCGCAACGACCTGGAGGTCATGGAGATCCTGGTGGGCGGCGGCGCCAAGGTGGAGGCCAAGAACACCTACGGCATCACCCCCTTGTTCGTGGCTGCGCAGAGTGGGCAGCTGGAGGCCCTGAGGTTCCTGGCCAAGCACG GCGCTGACATCAACACGCAGGCCAGCGACAACGCCTCCGCCCTGTACGAGGCCTGCAAGAACGAGCACGAGGACGTGGTGGCCTTCCTGCTGTCCCAGGGCGCCGACGCCAACAAGGCCAACAAGGACGGCTTGCTGCCCCTGCACATCGCCTCCAGGAAGGGCAACTACAG AATCGTGCAAATGCTGCTGCCAGTGACGAGTCGCACGCGCGTGCGCCGGAGCGGCATCAGTCCCCTGCACCTGGCGGCAGAGCGCAACAACGACGCGGTGCTGGAGGCTTTGCTGGACGCGCGGTTCGACGTGAACACGCCGCTGGCGCCCGAGCGCGCGCGCCTCTACGAGGACCGCCGCACCTCCGCGCTCTACTTCGCCGTGGTCAACAATAACGTGTATGCCACcgagctgctgctgctggccgGCGCCGACCCCAACCGCGACATCATCAACCCACTGCTGGTGGCCATCCGCCACGGCTGCCTGCGCACCATGCAGCTGCTGCTGGACCACGGCGCCAACATCGACGCCTACATCACCACGCACCCCACCGCCTTCCCCGCCACCATCATGTTCTCCATGAAGTGCCTGTCGCTGCTCAAGTTCCTCATGGACCTCGGCTGCAACGGCGAGCCCTGCTTCTCCTGCCTGTACGGCAACGGCCCGCACCCGCCCGCCCCGCAGCGCTCCGGCAGGTTCTACGAGGCGCCCGTGGACAAGGAGCCCAGTGTGGTCCAG TTCTGCGAGGTCCTATCGGCGCCAGAGGTGAGCCGCTGGGCGGGGCCCATCATCGATGTCCTCCTGGACTACGTGGGCAACGTGCAGCTCTGCTCCCGGCTGAAGGAGCACATCGACAGCTTTGAGGACTGGGCCATCATCAAGGAGAAGGCAG AACCTCCGAGACCCCTGGCTCACCTTTGCCGGCTGCAGGTTCGAAAGGCCATCGGCAAGTATCGCATCAAACTCCTGGACACGCTGCCCCTCCCAGGGAGACTGATCAGATACCTGAAATACGAGGACACCCAGTAA
- the Asb2 gene encoding ankyrin repeat and SOCS box protein 2 isoform X2, with protein sequence MGTPGLIWAVDPVLKAIKEGDKEGLEAMIKDGKNLAEPNGEGWLPLHEAAYYGQLGCLQVLQRAYPGVLDQRTLQEETALYLATCRSHLDCVLSLLQAGAEPDISNKSRETPLYKACERKNAEAVRILVQHRADTNHRCNRGWTALHESVSRNDLEVMEILVGGGAKVEAKNTYGITPLFVAAQSGQLEALRFLAKHGADINTQASDNASALYEACKNEHEDVVAFLLSQGADANKANKDGLLPLHIASRKGNYRIVQMLLPVTSRTRVRRSGISPLHLAAERNNDAVLEALLDARFDVNTPLAPERARLYEDRRTSALYFAVVNNNVYATELLLLAGADPNRDIINPLLVAIRHGCLRTMQLLLDHGANIDAYITTHPTAFPATIMFSMKCLSLLKFLMDLGCNGEPCFSCLYGNGPHPPAPQRSGRFYEAPVDKEPSVVQFCEVLSAPEVSRWAGPIIDVLLDYVGNVQLCSRLKEHIDSFEDWAIIKEKAEPPRPLAHLCRLQVRKAIGKYRIKLLDTLPLPGRLIRYLKYEDTQ encoded by the exons ATGGGGACTCCAGGACTTATCTG GGCTGTGGACCCCGTGCTGAAGGCCATCAAGGAGGGTGACAAGGAGGGCCTGGAGGCCATGATCAAGGACGGGAAGAACCTGGCGGAGCCCAACGGGGAGGGCTGGCTGCCCCTGCACGAGGCCGCCTACTACGGCCAGCTGGGCTGCCTGCAGGTCCTGCAGCGAG CGTACCCGGGGGTCCTGGACCAGCGCACCCTGCAGGAGGAAACGGCCCTGTACCTGGCCACATGCAGGTCACACTTGGACTGCGTCCTCTCGCTGCTCCAGGCCGGGGCCGAGCCTGACATTTCCAACAAGTCCCGAGAGACTCCGCTCTACAAAG CCTGCGAGCGCAAGAACGCGGAGGCCGTGCGGATCCTGGTGCAGCACAGGGCGGACACCAATCACCGCTGCAACCGGGGCTGGACGGCGCTGCACGAGTCGGTGTCCCGCAACGACCTGGAGGTCATGGAGATCCTGGTGGGCGGCGGCGCCAAGGTGGAGGCCAAGAACACCTACGGCATCACCCCCTTGTTCGTGGCTGCGCAGAGTGGGCAGCTGGAGGCCCTGAGGTTCCTGGCCAAGCACG GCGCTGACATCAACACGCAGGCCAGCGACAACGCCTCCGCCCTGTACGAGGCCTGCAAGAACGAGCACGAGGACGTGGTGGCCTTCCTGCTGTCCCAGGGCGCCGACGCCAACAAGGCCAACAAGGACGGCTTGCTGCCCCTGCACATCGCCTCCAGGAAGGGCAACTACAG AATCGTGCAAATGCTGCTGCCAGTGACGAGTCGCACGCGCGTGCGCCGGAGCGGCATCAGTCCCCTGCACCTGGCGGCAGAGCGCAACAACGACGCGGTGCTGGAGGCTTTGCTGGACGCGCGGTTCGACGTGAACACGCCGCTGGCGCCCGAGCGCGCGCGCCTCTACGAGGACCGCCGCACCTCCGCGCTCTACTTCGCCGTGGTCAACAATAACGTGTATGCCACcgagctgctgctgctggccgGCGCCGACCCCAACCGCGACATCATCAACCCACTGCTGGTGGCCATCCGCCACGGCTGCCTGCGCACCATGCAGCTGCTGCTGGACCACGGCGCCAACATCGACGCCTACATCACCACGCACCCCACCGCCTTCCCCGCCACCATCATGTTCTCCATGAAGTGCCTGTCGCTGCTCAAGTTCCTCATGGACCTCGGCTGCAACGGCGAGCCCTGCTTCTCCTGCCTGTACGGCAACGGCCCGCACCCGCCCGCCCCGCAGCGCTCCGGCAGGTTCTACGAGGCGCCCGTGGACAAGGAGCCCAGTGTGGTCCAG TTCTGCGAGGTCCTATCGGCGCCAGAGGTGAGCCGCTGGGCGGGGCCCATCATCGATGTCCTCCTGGACTACGTGGGCAACGTGCAGCTCTGCTCCCGGCTGAAGGAGCACATCGACAGCTTTGAGGACTGGGCCATCATCAAGGAGAAGGCAG AACCTCCGAGACCCCTGGCTCACCTTTGCCGGCTGCAGGTTCGAAAGGCCATCGGCAAGTATCGCATCAAACTCCTGGACACGCTGCCCCTCCCAGGGAGACTGATCAGATACCTGAAATACGAGGACACCCAGTAA